From a single Deinobacterium chartae genomic region:
- a CDS encoding TetR/AcrR family transcriptional regulator has translation MPDRSDPHTKPTDPLRTLQLMWEPTVPPSRGPKPKIALEQIVTASVALADRNGLEAISMRKVAAELGVGTMSLYTYITSKSELIELMVNAVFGELQLPDPGLGWRERITGIATQSWDLYHRHPWTLQVNLERLALGPHLLDAREALYAALESLGLAGAQLYGTALLIDAYVQGAARNAIAEAQSAQASGQSTDEYFAARADFWERYFDVQRYPVHTRIWNSGGFDLSESTFSFGLSRLLDGIEALSSTRR, from the coding sequence TTGCCCGACCGAAGCGACCCTCACACCAAGCCCACCGACCCCCTGCGCACCCTGCAGCTGATGTGGGAACCCACCGTGCCCCCCTCGCGGGGCCCCAAACCCAAAATCGCCCTCGAGCAGATCGTGACAGCGAGCGTGGCCTTGGCCGACCGCAACGGCCTCGAGGCCATCTCGATGCGCAAGGTCGCAGCCGAGCTCGGCGTGGGGACCATGTCGCTGTACACCTACATCACCAGCAAGTCCGAACTGATCGAACTCATGGTCAACGCCGTGTTCGGTGAACTGCAGCTGCCTGACCCGGGCCTCGGCTGGCGGGAACGCATTACCGGGATCGCCACGCAGAGCTGGGACCTGTACCACCGCCACCCCTGGACGCTGCAGGTCAACCTGGAGCGCCTCGCGCTGGGCCCGCACCTGCTCGATGCCCGCGAGGCCCTGTACGCGGCGCTAGAAAGCCTGGGACTGGCGGGAGCACAGCTTTACGGCACGGCCCTGCTGATCGATGCGTACGTGCAGGGTGCTGCGCGCAACGCGATCGCCGAGGCACAGTCGGCGCAGGCCAGCGGGCAGTCCACCGACGAGTACTTCGCGGCCCGGGCAGACTTCTGGGAGAGGTACTTCGACGTGCAGCGCTACCCGGTGCACACCCGCATCTGGAACAGCGGCGGCTTCGACCTTTCGGAAAGCACGTTCTCCTTCGGCCTGTCCCGGCTGCTCGACGGCATCGAAGCGCTCTCCTCCACCCGGCGCTGA
- the hemL gene encoding glutamate-1-semialdehyde 2,1-aminomutase → MKIDRSTELFRAACTVIPGGVNSPVRAFQAVGGNPLFIARAEGAYLEDADGNRYVDYIGSWGPMILGHNHPAVREAVLEALASGTSFGAPTEREVELARLVSEITGAQKIRFVNSGTEATMSALRLARGFTGRKLIVKFRGNYHGHADGLLVQAGSGLMTTSAQLGGSAPSSAGVPPEYASLTLVAEYNDPAGLRELMRERGDEVAAVIFEPVVGNAGVLIPTPEFLAALHAVREHGALLIADEVMTGFRLAPAGATERLGLEPDLICWGKVIGGGLPVGAYGGRAEIMNFVSPEGPVYQAGTLSGNPLAMAAGLATLRQLRAHPEIYASVDAYTEGLARGLQAAAHAFGIPVTINRIGSMLTVFFLEGAVNDYQDATRADTERFGRWFRSMLEQGVYWAPSQFESIFVSGAHGEQELEITLKAAQKAFSLL, encoded by the coding sequence ATGAAGATCGACCGCTCCACCGAACTCTTCCGCGCGGCCTGCACAGTCATTCCCGGCGGCGTGAACTCGCCGGTCCGCGCCTTCCAGGCCGTGGGCGGCAACCCGCTCTTTATCGCCCGCGCCGAGGGAGCTTACCTCGAGGATGCCGACGGCAACCGCTACGTGGACTACATCGGCTCGTGGGGACCCATGATCTTGGGTCACAACCACCCGGCGGTGCGCGAGGCGGTCCTCGAGGCCCTCGCCTCGGGGACATCTTTTGGGGCTCCCACCGAGCGCGAGGTGGAACTGGCCCGGCTGGTGAGCGAGATCACCGGGGCGCAGAAGATCCGGTTTGTGAATTCGGGCACCGAGGCGACCATGAGTGCGCTGCGGTTGGCGCGCGGTTTTACGGGTCGCAAGCTGATCGTCAAGTTCCGTGGCAACTACCACGGACACGCCGACGGCCTGCTGGTGCAGGCGGGCAGCGGCCTGATGACCACCTCGGCGCAGCTGGGCGGCAGCGCGCCCTCCTCGGCAGGAGTGCCGCCCGAATACGCCTCGCTGACGCTGGTGGCCGAGTACAACGACCCCGCAGGCCTGCGCGAGCTGATGCGCGAGCGCGGAGACGAGGTCGCGGCGGTCATCTTCGAGCCGGTGGTGGGCAACGCGGGCGTCTTGATTCCCACGCCCGAATTTCTCGCGGCCCTGCACGCGGTGCGCGAGCACGGCGCGCTTCTCATCGCCGACGAAGTCATGACCGGCTTCCGCCTCGCGCCCGCCGGTGCCACCGAGCGCCTGGGCCTCGAGCCGGACCTGATCTGCTGGGGTAAGGTCATCGGCGGTGGCCTGCCGGTCGGCGCTTACGGCGGCCGCGCCGAGATCATGAACTTTGTCAGCCCCGAGGGGCCGGTCTACCAGGCCGGTACGCTCAGCGGCAACCCGCTGGCCATGGCGGCGGGCCTCGCCACCCTGCGCCAGTTGCGCGCCCATCCCGAGATCTATGCCAGCGTGGACGCCTACACCGAAGGTCTGGCCCGCGGACTTCAGGCGGCCGCGCACGCCTTTGGCATCCCCGTGACCATCAACCGCATCGGGTCGATGCTGACCGTGTTCTTCCTCGAGGGCGCAGTGAACGACTACCAAGACGCTACGCGCGCGGACACCGAGCGCTTTGGGCGCTGGTTCCGGAGCATGCTCGAGCAGGGCGTGTACTGGGCCCCCAGCCAGTTCGAGAGCATTTTTGTAAGCGGCGCGCACGGCGAGCAGGAGCTGGAAATCACGCTCAAGGCCGCTCAAAAGGCCTTTAGTCTTCTCTGA
- a CDS encoding CoA-binding protein, translating into MTQITGNQDIVRILQSSKVVAVVGFHSDITKPAYYVPEYLFRHGYRIIPVNPALAARGAEFFGVKAVATLAEIKEPIDVVDVFRRADKVPEHLEDILAMNPLPKVVWLQLGIRNDSVASALEARGIDVVQDRCMLADHRQLL; encoded by the coding sequence ATGACACAGATCACCGGTAATCAGGACATTGTCCGTATCCTGCAGAGCAGCAAGGTCGTCGCGGTTGTCGGCTTTCACTCTGACATCACCAAACCGGCCTACTACGTGCCCGAGTACCTGTTCCGGCACGGCTACCGCATCATCCCGGTCAATCCCGCTCTGGCCGCACGCGGCGCCGAGTTCTTCGGGGTCAAGGCGGTCGCAACCCTGGCCGAGATCAAGGAGCCGATCGACGTGGTGGACGTATTTCGCCGCGCCGACAAGGTGCCCGAGCACCTCGAGGACATCCTGGCGATGAACCCGCTCCCCAAGGTGGTATGGCTGCAGCTCGGCATCCGCAACGACTCGGTGGCGTCAGCCCTCGAGGCGCGCGGGATCGATGTGGTGCAAGACCGCTGCATGCTGGCCGATCACCGTCAGCTCCTGTAA
- a CDS encoding DNA-3-methyladenine glycosylase family protein, with translation MSETVISDAFLAASLEAALTHLRRDPVLAALIEQHGPLAWPSRGTDPFETLARSVIGQQLSVRAADTIEARVRAGLGSLSPQAFAAAAPEALRGYGLSWAKVRTLQALSAAVLEGRLPIHDLHALEDEQIIAHLVVLPGIGRWTAEMFLIFGLGRPDVFSPGDAGLRKALQVLYGPQADPDRVVAAWSPYRSLACLYLWRSLNNVPVSAT, from the coding sequence ATGAGCGAAACCGTTATCTCGGATGCTTTTCTGGCCGCCTCGCTCGAGGCGGCCCTGACGCACCTGCGGCGGGACCCGGTGCTCGCGGCCCTGATCGAGCAACACGGTCCGCTGGCGTGGCCCTCGCGCGGCACGGATCCGTTCGAAACGCTGGCCCGCTCGGTGATCGGTCAACAGCTCTCGGTACGTGCGGCGGACACCATCGAAGCTCGCGTACGCGCAGGGCTGGGAAGCCTGAGCCCGCAGGCCTTTGCAGCGGCCGCTCCCGAAGCCCTGCGCGGCTACGGTCTGTCGTGGGCCAAGGTCCGGACCCTACAGGCCCTCTCGGCCGCAGTCCTCGAGGGTCGTCTGCCGATCCACGACCTGCACGCGCTGGAGGACGAACAGATCATTGCGCACCTGGTCGTGCTGCCCGGCATCGGGCGCTGGACCGCCGAGATGTTCTTGATCTTTGGCCTGGGCCGGCCCGACGTGTTCTCGCCCGGCGACGCGGGACTGCGCAAGGCCTTGCAGGTACTGTACGGCCCGCAGGCGGATCCGGATCGGGTCGTCGCGGCGTGGTCGCCGTATCGCAGCCTGGCCTGCTTGTACCTGTGGCGCTCGCTGAACAACGTTCCGGTCAGCGCGACGTAA
- a CDS encoding PAS domain S-box protein produces MTIRRDDTDTNAVEQLARKLYDVHPYPTWTTAPSGTITFVNRALLGYTGLSEGDFVGSTIDRVVHEHDRTHLLALTQAAAQHSGQDVRLLRHDGEYRWFRIERQPLLEREVHLGWVFAAADVQVARGDHTSEQHALLQSIIDNSSDCIKILDLEGQLLSMNAGGMQVMEIEDFAACRLAFWPSFWEGATRQQVEAALEAAREGKTRTFEGMARTFKGSLRWWEVTVSPLRAADGTVHRLLAISRDITQRKHNENLLTGQTALLEQIATGAPLPAVLNELVRFIEGHNENEGVLCSILRYDPQRQQLFNAASPNLPADYTRSINGLHAGPESGSCGTAAFLRVPVAVSDIATDRNWASLRDLALPHGLRACWSVPILSRNGEVFGTFAMYYREARLPTPAEEQLLSIATHLAQVAFERDALLNAERNARQERDESAALLDAFFNAAPVGFGFFDTQLRFKRLNTTLAAMNGYPVDEHLGKSIDELLPGVAKAATAPLQHVLDTGEVMSDVLIVGETPAAPGETRTWSERFFPVRDAAGNLLGVGAVAVDVTGEMQAHAALQRSEDRFRSLVAASVDIVWVTDPVGSVLERMPSWEKFCGVTHEVLSGFGWLDTLHPDDRPSTLEAWQRALSTRGRYEVEYRVLRHDGTYRLMHVRGVPVLDGHGNVREWIGNCTDITDRRRAEEQVTRLAQIVEASNDFIGIADLEGHAHFVNRSGRELLGLDEAEVPTTNVLDYFMPEDRATVRDVVLPVLFRQGRWQSDTRFRHFRTGEAIDVDWTLFLIRDPRTGDPTGIATVTRDIRERKRTEVALQEQTDILTTLNRINQTISAELDQSKLVQAVTDAGVELTGAQFGALFYNVKTENEESYTLYTLSGVPREAFASFPMPRNTQVFGPTFEGIGVVRVDDITKDPRYGHNPPYQGMPKGHLPVCSYLAAPVILRTGEVLGGLFFGHPEPGVFTERAEQLAVGLAAQTAVALDNARLYQQLQSSNALLEQRVQERTRQLEEQAASLDAFAAFTEAVGTETDAYAIARQAVALLRTRFPNASVGFYEPADNLWKLRVWSDNFSPQTLEVLQAGVPTETPIVTETLRTHQAVFVDAWDQEPEQIAHTEEYGAVGNYPLVVNGEVRGFLAIGQRYQQQWTERDKAMFSAVGRGFTLALERAEQTARIESQRDALEARARALEGFAQLTRNFALETDPFALVRHAQEILLSLLSNGYVLYWQPEEQLWRNRSQVGSLGNPALQEVIDAGLPYGQSPTIDTPWLTQQPFLEDVYTRGADTDPELVQHVNAVAMLPVLVNGIPHGIIGVGLFDQRHWTDTDRAVLETVAHSLGLALEGVESNRALQERTRELERSNAELERFAYVASHDLQEPLRTIASFTELINRRYGDLMDENGRKYLGFVTRGAERMKLLIDDLLVFSRLNTIREPHQPLSLEEPFQEAVQRLYSTIEASGAVITHDPFPTVMGDVSELTQLFQNLIGNAVKFRHPDRRPEVHVGVEREKDCWHVRVRDNGIGFEQKYADRIFQIFQRLHLREKYEGTGMGLAIVRKIVEHHSGRVWAESEPGKGSTFHFTVPVVDPEFPNPGETEPC; encoded by the coding sequence GTGACCATACGGCGAGACGACACGGATACGAACGCCGTAGAGCAGCTTGCTCGAAAGCTCTATGACGTTCATCCTTATCCCACCTGGACTACTGCCCCTAGCGGCACCATCACCTTTGTCAACCGGGCTCTGCTCGGCTATACCGGCTTGTCGGAAGGTGATTTCGTAGGGTCAACGATTGACCGTGTCGTCCACGAACATGACCGCACGCATCTTCTGGCACTGACGCAGGCCGCGGCACAGCACAGCGGCCAGGACGTGCGCCTGCTCCGGCATGACGGCGAGTACCGCTGGTTCCGGATCGAGCGCCAGCCGCTGCTGGAGCGGGAAGTACACTTAGGGTGGGTTTTCGCCGCCGCCGACGTTCAAGTGGCGCGTGGCGACCACACCAGCGAGCAGCACGCGCTGCTACAAAGCATCATCGACAACAGCAGCGACTGCATCAAGATTTTGGATCTCGAGGGCCAACTGCTCAGCATGAACGCGGGCGGCATGCAGGTCATGGAAATCGAGGACTTTGCCGCCTGCCGCCTGGCCTTCTGGCCCAGTTTCTGGGAAGGGGCCACCCGCCAGCAGGTAGAAGCGGCCCTCGAGGCGGCCCGGGAGGGAAAAACCCGTACCTTCGAGGGAATGGCGCGCACCTTCAAGGGATCGCTGCGCTGGTGGGAGGTCACGGTCAGCCCGCTGCGCGCGGCGGACGGCACCGTGCACCGCCTGCTCGCCATCTCACGCGACATCACCCAGCGCAAGCACAACGAGAACCTGCTCACGGGCCAGACTGCCCTGCTCGAACAGATCGCTACCGGCGCGCCGCTGCCAGCGGTCCTGAACGAACTGGTTCGCTTTATCGAAGGGCACAACGAAAACGAGGGGGTCTTGTGTTCCATCTTGCGCTACGACCCTCAGCGCCAGCAGCTGTTCAATGCCGCTTCGCCCAACCTGCCCGCCGACTACACCCGGTCCATCAACGGCCTGCACGCCGGTCCGGAATCCGGAAGCTGCGGTACCGCTGCTTTTTTGCGCGTTCCGGTCGCCGTCTCCGACATCGCGACCGATCGGAACTGGGCCTCGCTGCGCGACCTGGCCCTGCCGCACGGGCTGCGCGCCTGCTGGTCCGTTCCTATCCTGAGCCGCAACGGCGAGGTGTTTGGAACGTTCGCAATGTACTACCGCGAAGCGCGCCTGCCGACTCCCGCCGAGGAACAGCTGCTGAGCATCGCTACCCATCTGGCCCAGGTCGCTTTCGAGCGGGACGCACTGTTGAACGCGGAACGCAACGCCCGGCAGGAACGCGATGAGAGTGCCGCCCTGCTCGACGCATTTTTTAATGCCGCCCCGGTCGGATTCGGATTTTTTGACACCCAGTTGCGCTTTAAGCGGCTCAACACCACCCTGGCCGCCATGAACGGCTACCCGGTTGACGAGCACCTGGGTAAAAGCATCGATGAACTGCTGCCCGGCGTGGCAAAAGCGGCTACCGCTCCGCTACAGCACGTGCTCGACACCGGCGAGGTCATGTCGGACGTCCTGATCGTCGGAGAAACCCCGGCCGCTCCGGGCGAGACCCGCACCTGGAGCGAGCGTTTCTTTCCGGTACGCGACGCTGCCGGAAATCTGCTGGGCGTCGGCGCAGTCGCCGTGGACGTCACCGGAGAGATGCAGGCTCATGCAGCCCTGCAGCGCAGCGAAGACCGCTTCCGTTCGCTGGTGGCGGCCTCGGTGGACATCGTATGGGTCACCGACCCGGTGGGCTCGGTCCTGGAGCGCATGCCGAGCTGGGAAAAATTCTGCGGCGTGACCCACGAGGTGCTCAGCGGCTTCGGGTGGCTGGATACCCTGCACCCCGACGATCGTCCGTCTACCCTCGAGGCCTGGCAACGGGCCCTCTCCACGCGTGGACGCTACGAGGTCGAGTACCGGGTGCTGCGCCACGACGGCACTTATCGCCTGATGCACGTGCGGGGGGTGCCGGTTTTGGACGGGCACGGCAACGTCCGTGAGTGGATCGGAAACTGTACGGATATCACCGACCGCCGCCGTGCGGAAGAACAGGTCACGCGCCTCGCCCAGATCGTGGAGGCCAGCAACGATTTTATCGGCATCGCAGACCTCGAGGGACACGCCCATTTCGTGAACCGCTCGGGGCGCGAGCTGCTCGGGCTGGACGAAGCGGAAGTACCTACCACCAACGTCCTTGACTACTTTATGCCCGAAGACCGGGCGACGGTCCGCGATGTCGTCTTGCCGGTGCTGTTTCGCCAGGGCCGCTGGCAGAGCGATACGCGCTTCCGGCACTTCAGGACCGGGGAAGCGATCGATGTGGACTGGACCCTTTTCCTGATCCGCGACCCCAGGACCGGAGACCCCACCGGGATCGCGACGGTCACCCGGGACATCCGCGAGCGCAAACGCACCGAAGTGGCGCTGCAGGAACAGACCGACATACTCACGACGCTTAACCGCATCAACCAGACCATCTCGGCCGAACTCGACCAGAGCAAACTGGTTCAGGCCGTGACCGACGCGGGCGTGGAGCTGACCGGAGCGCAGTTCGGAGCGCTGTTTTACAACGTCAAGACCGAAAACGAGGAGAGTTACACGCTCTACACCCTGTCCGGCGTACCCCGCGAGGCCTTTGCGTCGTTTCCGATGCCCCGCAACACCCAGGTCTTCGGTCCCACCTTCGAGGGCATAGGCGTAGTGCGGGTAGACGACATCACCAAAGACCCCCGGTACGGGCACAACCCGCCCTACCAGGGCATGCCCAAAGGTCACCTGCCCGTCTGCAGCTATCTGGCCGCGCCGGTGATCCTGCGAACCGGGGAGGTGCTGGGCGGGCTGTTCTTCGGTCATCCCGAGCCGGGCGTTTTCACCGAACGCGCCGAGCAGCTCGCGGTTGGCCTGGCCGCGCAAACAGCGGTCGCGCTGGACAACGCCCGCCTGTACCAGCAGCTGCAGAGCAGCAACGCGCTGCTGGAGCAGCGCGTTCAGGAACGCACCCGCCAGCTCGAGGAGCAGGCCGCCTCTCTGGACGCCTTTGCGGCCTTTACCGAGGCGGTGGGAACCGAGACCGATGCGTACGCCATCGCCCGGCAGGCGGTCGCGCTGCTGCGCACCCGCTTTCCGAACGCGAGCGTCGGCTTCTACGAGCCGGCAGACAACCTGTGGAAGCTGCGGGTCTGGAGCGATAACTTCTCGCCCCAGACCCTCGAGGTGCTCCAAGCAGGCGTACCGACCGAAACGCCGATTGTTACCGAAACGCTGCGCACCCATCAGGCCGTCTTTGTCGATGCCTGGGACCAGGAACCCGAGCAGATCGCCCACACCGAGGAGTACGGCGCGGTCGGCAACTACCCGCTGGTGGTGAACGGAGAAGTGCGCGGCTTTCTGGCGATCGGGCAGCGGTACCAGCAGCAGTGGACCGAGCGGGATAAGGCCATGTTCAGCGCGGTAGGACGCGGTTTTACCCTGGCCCTCGAGCGCGCCGAGCAGACTGCTCGCATCGAATCGCAACGCGACGCCTTAGAAGCGCGGGCGCGGGCCCTCGAGGGCTTTGCGCAGCTCACCCGAAACTTCGCGCTGGAAACCGACCCGTTCGCGCTGGTCCGCCACGCGCAGGAAATCTTGCTGTCGCTGCTGTCCAACGGGTACGTGCTGTACTGGCAGCCGGAGGAACAGCTGTGGCGCAACCGCTCGCAGGTGGGATCGCTGGGCAACCCGGCCCTGCAGGAGGTCATAGACGCCGGGCTGCCTTACGGGCAGAGTCCCACCATCGACACGCCGTGGCTTACCCAGCAGCCGTTCCTGGAAGACGTGTATACGCGCGGAGCCGACACCGACCCGGAGCTCGTACAGCACGTCAATGCCGTGGCCATGCTGCCCGTATTGGTCAACGGAATCCCGCACGGCATCATCGGCGTGGGCCTGTTTGACCAGCGCCACTGGACCGATACCGACCGGGCCGTGCTCGAGACGGTCGCGCACAGCCTGGGACTCGCCCTAGAAGGCGTGGAGAGCAACCGCGCCCTGCAGGAACGCACCCGCGAACTGGAACGCTCGAACGCCGAACTGGAACGCTTCGCCTATGTTGCCTCGCACGACCTGCAAGAACCGCTGCGCACCATCGCGAGCTTTACCGAACTGATCAACCGCCGCTACGGCGACTTGATGGACGAGAACGGCCGGAAGTACCTGGGCTTCGTGACCCGGGGAGCCGAGCGGATGAAACTCCTCATCGATGACCTGCTGGTCTTCTCGCGCCTGAACACCATCCGAGAACCCCACCAGCCGCTCTCCCTCGAGGAGCCCTTCCAGGAAGCGGTGCAGCGCCTGTACTCGACCATCGAAGCGTCCGGCGCGGTCATCACCCATGATCCGTTCCCGACGGTGATGGGCGACGTCTCGGAACTGACGCAGCTGTTCCAGAACCTGATCGGAAACGCGGTGAAATTCCGTCACCCGGACCGCAGGCCGGAAGTGCACGTTGGCGTCGAGCGCGAGAAGGACTGCTGGCACGTGCGGGTGCGCGACAACGGGATCGGTTTCGAGCAGAAGTACGCCGACCGGATCTTTCAGATCTTCCAGCGCCTCCATCTGCGCGAGAAGTACGAGGGCACCGGCATGGGCCTCGCCATCGTCCGCAAGATCGTCGAGCACCACAGCGGCCGGGTGTGGGCAGAGTCCGAGCCCGGAAAAGGCAGCACCTTCCACTTCACCGTTCCGGTTGTGGACCCGGAGTTCCCGAACCCCGGAGAGACAGAGCCCTGCTGA
- a CDS encoding Crp/Fnr family transcriptional regulator produces MEYPSLVWHLKSTSLFEDLELAEIEKVAASTPYRHYKAGEVIYRMDDPADALYFVKEGLVKISKFFPNGKEAILGVVGQYSAFGELLLTPEERRPTQAEAIEPTTLIVLPRSELQNLLEKRPTIALKFVRLMAERLFEAQSWSAEVSAYSAPERIASLLYRLALEFGTPQQEGTEISLKLNQEDMARMVGATRETVSHCLSRLKKRGAIVRGRSPILVNVEKLQDFIHGYE; encoded by the coding sequence ATGGAATATCCCAGCTTGGTCTGGCACCTCAAGAGCACCTCGTTATTCGAGGACCTCGAACTTGCCGAGATCGAGAAAGTCGCTGCCAGTACCCCGTACCGTCACTACAAGGCGGGAGAGGTCATCTACCGCATGGATGATCCGGCCGACGCTCTTTACTTTGTCAAAGAGGGTCTGGTCAAAATTAGCAAGTTCTTTCCCAATGGCAAGGAGGCCATTTTGGGTGTCGTGGGGCAATACAGCGCCTTTGGCGAACTGCTGCTCACCCCCGAAGAACGCCGCCCCACCCAAGCCGAGGCCATCGAACCCACCACCCTGATCGTGCTGCCCCGCTCGGAGCTGCAGAACCTGCTCGAGAAACGCCCCACCATCGCGCTCAAGTTCGTGCGCCTGATGGCCGAGCGCCTGTTCGAAGCGCAGAGCTGGAGCGCTGAGGTGAGTGCTTACAGCGCACCCGAACGCATTGCCAGCCTGCTCTACCGGCTGGCCCTCGAGTTCGGCACGCCGCAGCAAGAAGGCACCGAGATCAGCCTGAAACTCAACCAGGAGGACATGGCCCGCATGGTGGGGGCCACGCGCGAAACGGTCAGCCATTGCCTCAGCCGTCTCAAGAAGCGTGGCGCCATCGTGCGCGGGCGCTCCCCGATTCTGGTGAACGTCGAGAAACTGCAAGACTTCATTCATGGCTACGAGTGA
- a CDS encoding ATP-binding cassette domain-containing protein: protein MIEARRLTREFKTKTGVVQAVQGIDFTVKDGEFVAFLGPNGAGKTTTLRMLTTLLPPTSGSAWVAGYDVVSQPTAVRQQIGYIGQGNGAGHSYQVRDELITQGRCYGMNRIDAAKRADALLETFELGDLARRTVSTLSGGQRRRLDIAMGLMHHPRLLFLDEPSTGMDPHNRANLWQHILAVRERYGTTLVLTTHYLDEADAMAERVVVIDHGRIIADDTAARLKHNLAGDRIRLTVPEAQAGRARALASGAASEVELRAASGTATLDLRVAQAEAALPQLLATLYAAGITVLTANMKQPTLDDVFLGLTGRSLREEGVRA from the coding sequence ATGATCGAAGCGCGGCGGCTCACCCGTGAGTTCAAGACCAAAACCGGCGTGGTCCAGGCGGTGCAGGGCATCGACTTCACGGTGAAAGACGGCGAATTCGTGGCATTTCTGGGCCCGAACGGAGCCGGAAAGACCACCACCTTGCGCATGCTCACGACCCTGCTGCCCCCCACCTCCGGCTCCGCGTGGGTCGCCGGGTACGACGTCGTCTCCCAGCCCACCGCCGTGCGCCAACAGATCGGTTATATCGGCCAGGGCAACGGTGCCGGCCACAGCTACCAGGTGCGTGACGAACTGATCACCCAGGGCCGCTGCTACGGCATGAACCGCATCGACGCAGCAAAGCGCGCCGACGCCCTGCTCGAGACCTTCGAGCTCGGCGACCTCGCCCGCCGCACGGTAAGCACCCTCTCCGGCGGACAGCGGCGGCGGCTGGACATCGCCATGGGACTGATGCACCACCCGCGCCTCCTGTTCCTCGACGAACCCTCCACCGGCATGGACCCGCACAACCGCGCCAACCTGTGGCAGCACATCCTGGCCGTCCGCGAACGCTACGGCACCACCCTGGTCCTCACCACCCACTACCTCGACGAGGCCGACGCGATGGCCGAGCGCGTGGTGGTGATCGACCACGGACGCATCATCGCCGATGACACGGCCGCGCGGCTCAAGCACAATCTGGCTGGCGACCGCATCCGTCTGACCGTTCCTGAAGCTCAGGCGGGCCGTGCGCGTGCGCTGGCCTCCGGAGCGGCCAGCGAAGTTGAACTCCGCGCCGCGTCCGGAACCGCCACCTTGGATCTGCGGGTCGCGCAGGCCGAAGCGGCCCTGCCGCAACTGCTGGCGACCCTATACGCTGCGGGAATTACCGTGCTGACGGCCAACATGAAACAACCCACCCTCGATGACGTGTTCCTGGGACTGACCGGCCGCAGCCTGCGCGAGGAAGGAGTTCGGGCATGA
- a CDS encoding PEGA domain-containing protein, with translation MKKLVLSGLLLVSGAAFGQARISPQSIIVNPTPPAPTELGVNVWTDKDPSGNGSPDYYPGEHIRLYVSTTRDAYVYLFNVDPNGKVDLILPNRYSGGENFVKANTVKVFPPEGAGFTFDIAAPYGQNKVLALASKTPLNLDEIARFQSNQNSGFAEVTVKSQAGLAQALSIVVNPVPQNSWITDTALYNVANRRPQTGSVQFQSNPAGANVYVDGRLIGRTPTSVANLTAGRHDVRISLPGYLEYSTTLNVGRDPQTVRVDLRPEVRQGSLQIDSNVQGAEVYINDRRAGRAPGNFANLNEGSYRVRVTAPGYEDYTTTVNVRAGTTVTVNAQLRSEQSRVTLRSNVEGAVVFVNGRQMGTISRGGLSLTLDRGVYEFVVIAPGYRTSVSRVELRADVTLTTNLSRL, from the coding sequence ATGAAAAAACTCGTACTCTCCGGTCTGCTGCTCGTTTCCGGCGCCGCTTTCGGTCAGGCGCGCATCTCGCCTCAGAGCATCATCGTGAACCCCACTCCGCCCGCTCCCACCGAACTGGGTGTGAACGTCTGGACCGACAAGGATCCCAGCGGCAACGGCTCGCCCGACTACTACCCGGGCGAGCACATCCGCCTGTACGTCTCGACCACCCGCGACGCCTACGTGTACCTGTTCAACGTGGACCCCAATGGCAAGGTAGACCTGATCCTGCCCAACCGCTACTCGGGCGGCGAGAACTTCGTGAAGGCCAACACCGTCAAGGTGTTCCCGCCCGAGGGTGCCGGCTTCACCTTTGACATCGCCGCGCCGTACGGCCAGAACAAGGTGCTGGCCTTGGCCTCCAAGACCCCGCTGAACCTCGACGAGATCGCACGCTTCCAGAGCAACCAGAACTCGGGCTTCGCCGAGGTGACGGTCAAGAGCCAGGCCGGGCTGGCCCAGGCGCTCTCGATCGTGGTAAACCCAGTCCCGCAGAACTCCTGGATCACCGACACCGCGCTGTACAACGTAGCCAACCGCCGTCCGCAGACCGGCAGCGTGCAGTTCCAGAGCAACCCGGCGGGGGCAAACGTGTACGTGGACGGTCGCCTGATCGGCCGCACCCCCACCAGCGTTGCCAACCTCACGGCGGGCCGTCACGATGTGCGCATCAGCCTGCCCGGCTACCTCGAGTACAGCACCACCTTGAACGTGGGCCGCGACCCGCAGACCGTGCGGGTGGACCTGCGCCCCGAGGTTCGTCAGGGCAGCTTGCAGATCGACAGCAACGTGCAGGGCGCTGAGGTCTACATCAATGATCGCCGCGCGGGCCGCGCGCCCGGCAACTTTGCCAACCTGAACGAGGGCAGCTACCGCGTGCGGGTCACCGCGCCCGGTTACGAGGACTACACCACTACCGTAAACGTGCGTGCCGGAACCACCGTGACCGTGAACGCCCAGCTGCGCAGCGAGCAGTCGCGGGTTACCCTGCGCTCGAACGTAGAGGGTGCGGTGGTGTTCGTCAACGGCCGTCAGATGGGCACCATCTCGCGCGGCGGGCTGTCGCTGACCCTGGACCGGGGCGTCTACGAGTTCGTGGTGATCGCTCCGGGCTACCGCACCTCGGTCAGCCGCGTGGAGCTGCGCGCCGACGTGACCCTGACCACCAACCTCAGCCGCCTGTAA